DNA from Candidatus Aminicenantes bacterium:
TTTCATTATTACCTTAACGCTGCGCTTTATCCCTTTGCCCAGCCTCTGCCCGGCTCCTCCACCCATTGTCTTGTAGAGGCGGAAAAGACCGTTTTTTCAAGCGATTTTTTGCCTGAGCGCGCTTTTTCCAAAAAATTCCTGCGCGACGAACCGCTAAGTTAAAGGCTGGCGCTGCTTCTAATTGCGGGCGGTCTCCAGCAGCAATTTGAGCGCCCCATAGTCGATGGTGCGGCAAATTTCCTGGACATAACCGGTCAGGACGGCGTTGTGGCTAATCAGCGCGTTCTTGAGCATGAAAACGTTGTAGTCGGCGTCCATAGCGCCGTGATAGGTGGCCAGGACGCAGCCCACAGCGCTCAAACCGCAGAGGAACAGGGTATTGCAGCCCTTGCCACGCAGCACCTTGTCCAAATCCGTTTTCTTGAAAGCGCTGGGATAGTTCTTGACGATCTTGGCGTCATCAGGCAGGACGGTGACCGTCTTGGGAAATTCGAAGGCCTCGCTATCCGGCTTGGGCCCTTCCTGAAGATCGGTGTGGTAGACGCGGATGACCGGAAAGCCGTTGGCCCTGAACAGGTCGATGTAGTAATTGATCATCTTCAAGCCCGGTTCCTTGTCCTTTTCATCCATGTAGGGCAGATAGGCGTTCTGGATATCGATGACCAGCAACGC
Protein-coding regions in this window:
- a CDS encoding isochorismatase family protein, producing MKKIVLLMLLLIISLAWLTAADAAKPIPVKMKPALLVIDIQNAYLPYMDEKDKEPGLKMINYYIDLFRANGFPVIRVYHTDLQEGPKPDSEAFEFPKTVTVLPDDAKIVKNYPSAFKKTDLDKVLRGKGCNTLFLCGLSAVGCVLATYHGAMDADYNVFMLKNALISHNAVLTGYVQEICRTIDYGALKLLLETARN